The DNA window AGCTTTTTTGCGGGGTGGAGTGACAGTTTCACGAGAAGCTTCATGCACAATTGCTGTATTGTTGCTAAATTCTGGTGGAGATTGACGATAAAGTAATTCCAAATCATTCCCCGCCTTGCGAAAAATTTTGACTTGGTTAACTAAAAAACCTTGGAATAGCCGATAAAATACCAAACTAATAATTGCAACGATTAACCCTGCGGCAGTACTAATCAAAGATTCACCAATCCCGGTAGTTACGCCAGCAGCTGATTCTGTACCTAAATCACCAATGCGAATTGAGCGCAAAGAGTGAATCAAACCCAACACTGTACCCAATAGTCCCAACAGTGGGGAAAGTGCAATCACCGCCTCTAAGAGTTTTTCACCACGACGCATCCCGGCTAATTCGTCTTCGGCTGTGGCTTCTAGTGCTAAACGAAAAGTTTCCAAATCCACTTTTAACAGGCGTAAAGGCGCGTAGAGAAATCGCCCAATGGGCTGATCTGTAGATCGTTTAGCGATATCTGCGGCTATATCCCAATCTTCTTGGGCTGCATCTAGAACACGGTTCACTACTTCCTTTTCTTGATTTAAAATCCGCAGCCAAAACCACAAACGCTCTAAAATCACACTCAAAGCCAGAATTGACAAAACTGCCAAAGGCCACATCGCTGGCCCACCCTTTTGAAACAGGTCTAAAATATCCACTGCTTAACTTTCCTCCCTCCGTACTTAGAGCAATTATCCCAAAGCATTTTAATTCTAAAGATTAATGTGCAGTTAGAAACTCAGATAATATAAATTTCCTGAAGCAAAGAAAGATTAGAGGTTAGGGGCTACCTGGATTTCTCTCTTGTGAGAAATCCAGGGGTGTGGGAAGGGTGGGAACCCGGATTTCTCACCACACCTTTCAAAGCCTGTGCAGGGGAGCAGGGGAGCAGGGGAGCAGGGGAGCAGGGGAGAATGAAGGTACTCTCTCCCCTGCCCCTCCGCACCTCTGCCCCTCTGCCCCATCAAACGCCTGAAGCTTGTGAGAAATGCGGGGGAAGTGTGGGAGGATGGTGAAGAAATCTTTCCCCACACTCCCCTCTCTCCCCACACTCCCCTCTCTCCCCACACTCCCCTCTCTTCCCACACTCCCCACACTCCCCACACCCTATTCCCCACCTCCAACTCAGTTACGGAACTTAACTATTGCTAGACTGGCTTGCAGGAATTATGTCATAAGTAAAAAAGGCTGTTCAATGCAAATCAACTTATGACTGCTGCTGTACAAAACTCTCCCAACTGGGCTGTTAACTTGGTAAACGGCATTTTAGCAATTAAGCCTTTAGCGAACCTAGCCAAGCACCAAGCCCGGCAAATGATGATTAAACGCGCTGAAAAAATTGGTGTGCCTTGGACAAAGGAAGTAGAGAAACTCAAAGCGCGTAATTGGTCAACAGATTTAGCGCAGGTACAAAATCCGCAGCTTTCCTATCCAGATTATTATGTCACTTCATTTCATGCCTACGAACAAGGCAATCTGAGTTGGCAAGCGGCGTTTGAAGTCGAACCTGCTGCCCATGCTGTTCACGCGAAAATTTGGCCTGGTGCTGAAGTTGAAGGCGATCGCCAACTCCGGCAGAGTTATCATAATATTCTCAAACCTTTTTTGGCTGAGGAACCACGCGACATTCTGGATATGGGATGTAGTGTGGGATTAAGTACTTTTGCTTTGCAGCAGGTTTATTCCGAAGCGAAAGTGACAGGCTTAGATTTGTCTCCCTACTTTCTGGCTGTTGCTAACTACCGCGCCCAGCAACGTCAAGCTAATATCAATTGGCTTCATGCCGCAGCCGAATCAACAGGGCTACCAGATGCGTCTTTTGATTTGGTTTCGCTGTTTCTGATTTGTCATGAATTACCCCAAGCACCCACGCGCCAAATTTTTGTGGAAGCGCGGCGGTTGTTGCGTCCTGGTGGTCATCTGGCAATTATGGACATGAATCCCAAATCGGAAATTTACAAAAAAATGCCTCCCTACATTTTGACTTTGCTCAAGAGTACTGAACCATATTTAGATGAGTACTTTTCTTTGGATATTGAGCAAGCTTTGATGGATGCAGGTTTTCAACGGCCTACAATTAGCAGCAATAGCCCCCGCCACCGGACTGTAATTGCTAAGGTGCGTGACTAATTTAGCTGTAATACTATGGGCGGCAATTCCCCCACTGTTACTTTTAGGTTATTACTATTACCGTGTTGTCTTTGCTCCGGCTTTACTGCGTTTGCTGTGGTTTTTTATAGCCGGGGCAATTTCTGGTGGTGCTGCCCTGGGTTTACAATGGTTGGCGGAACTGGGATTTAATTCAATTGTAAACTGGCAACAAATTCAGCGATCGCTTTTTGGCGCAGCCTTACGTCAACTCATAGAAATCGGCCCCATTGAAGAAGGTTGCAAGTTCATCGCCGTTATTCTCCCCATTATCTATCTCCAACGCAGATATCGATTCCGCAGCAGTAGCATTTTGCTATTTACCATTGCTGTGGCTTTGGGGTTTACCGCCGAAGAAAACTGGATTTACCTTTACCACGGTACCGCCTCAATTCTTGACCGGAGTATTGGTACACCAGTTCATACAATGTTTTCTGCACCTTGGGGTTATGCTTTAGGAGTTTATTTTGCCTCAAATCTCAAATTACATCACCACCAGAAGTTAATTTTCTCAGCTTTTATCAATTCTGTGGTTTGTCATGCACTGGTGAATTTTTTATCAATTGCTTGGCGTTATGCTGTACCAATTAACTTTCTCAGTTATGGTTTATTTCCCTTTTTATTGTGGATGTTTTGGCGATTAGAACAATTATTAAGAAGGGTACAGAAGCAACCACCAATCATCTTAATTTCTCGCTCATGGCATAGAGGTTTAGTGTTATTTGCACTGATGTTGGGAGGAAATGCTATTTTTGGGTTATTTTTGTTAGCTAGAGTTCTTGAACCTTTACGTTGGAGGCAGTTTTTTTATCCAGAAATTGGGCGTTTTATTCTGAGTCGTTTTTCCTTGAATTTATTTTTAGCAATTTTGGCATTGTTGATTTATTTGTATTTACGTCATGGGGGATAGGTTATAGAGTGAGGTTGAAATTTGCAGTCAGATACTAAAAAGGAATTAACCGCAGATGGACGCGGATGCACGCAGATGATTTTGGATATTATCTAAGATGAAAATGACTTAATAATAATATACTGAAGGTTCATTTTCCCTTGATTTTAATTTCACTAATCTTACGATTGTCATCATCGCTAAATTTATAGATATTAGAAACATGGAATTTAATGTTGAAGACAATGAAAAGATTTTTAGTCATACCGATTGCTTTAGCCAGTTTAACTATTGCTTTATTGCCTGCTCGTGCTGAAGTTACAGAATCAGTAATAAACAATATGCGCTTTTTTATTACTAGTGATAACTTATTGATTGCTGCCAACATCAAGAGTGGTTCTGCTTGCTCTTTAAACAAAGGTACTTCTATTACTAAAATGGCTGGGTTTAAAGCAATCTATCAAGACAAGACTAATGCCAGGGTTTCAGGGAGAGTTGAAAGTTTTTTGGCACTGAAAAATAATGAAATTTATCCAGTTGCAGGTAAGTTTCAAAGCAATGCTAAAGTTAGAACTGCTGACTGGTTAATTAGAAATACAGAATATTATCCTGAGTTTCTCAGTGAAATGGCAGATTGTACAACTGAAGGCGGATTAAGAAGAATGCAGTTCGACTCTTCTTCACCTTGAAGCTTTTACGCGGGATGAAAGTAATCGTAGATTTCCTGTGCTAGTCGTGGGCCGATTCCTGGAACTTCGGCGAGTTGAGCGGGTGTAGCTTGGCGGATATAATCGACTGAGCGAAAATGACCTAATAGTTGCTTTTGGCGATGATGTCCTAAGCCGGGGATTTCATCTAAACGCGATCGCTTTAGTTTATCACTGCGTTGTTGACGATGGAAACTCACGGCAAACCGATGGGCTTCATCCCGTAACCTTCTAAGTAATTGGACTCCTGGTTGTTCTGCGTCGGTGGGTAAGGGTTGCGACTCTCCCGGTAAAAAAATCTCTTCGCGCTGTTTTGCCAAACTCACAACCCGCAAGTCTTCTAGTAAGTTCATTTCTTGCAACACGCCAACGACAGATGATAGCTGACCTTTACCGCCATCAATCATAATTAAATCAGGCCAGTCAGGATTGCCGGCGCGTGGTAGTTGGGAATCTTCGCTATATTTCCGAAACCGCCGTTGAATGACTTCTGCTAAACTGGCAAAATCATCGGAATGTCCTATTGTGACGGTGGGATTTTTGATTTTGTAATGGCGATAATTTTGCTTGGCGGGTAAACCATCAATAAATACCACCTGAGAAGCAACCGCATTAGAACCTTGGATATGGGAAATGTCGTAACCTTCAATACGGTGGGGTAATTCTGGTAAGTCGAGAATATCTGCTAAATCTTGCATGGCTTGTGTATTGCGATCGCCCAATTTTTGCATTCTTTGTAATTCATATTGGGCATTACGCTCAACCATCTCAATTAATTCTGCCTTGGTTTGGCGTTGAGGCGCAACAATTGTGACTTTTCTACCCTTCCTCTGAGTTAAAACATCCGCTAATATTTCTGTGTCGGGTAACTCATGCTGTACCAAAATCTCCGTCGGAATTTCCACCGCGTCAGCAGTTTGATAATGTTCTTCTAAAACTCGTTGTAAAATTGCACCTGATTCAGCTTGTGCATCAGCAACAAACGCCAAGCGTCCGACTAATTGTCCAGCGCGAATTTGAAATAATTGAATGCAGGCGTGTTGTGTATCTGCGGCTAAAGCGATCGCATCCCGCGAAACTGTATCATCTGGTAAGGATACTTTTTGATCTGCCGTCAGAGATTTTAACCCAGAAATTTGATCACGTATCCGTGCCGCCGATTCAAAGTTTAAAGCTTCGGCGGCTTTGTGCATTTGTTCGCTCAAAATATCAATTAATTCCTGAGTTCTACCTTGGAATACCATTGCTACTTTCTGCACAGTTTTGCGATATTCGGACGGGGAAATCAATTGTTGACAGACACCAGGACAACGCCCCATGTCATAATTCAAACAGGGACGGTCTTTAAATAAAGGTTGGGGTCGTTGTCTGAGTGCAAAGATGCGCTTACTAATGCGGAGGATTTCTCTTAATAAACCTGTATCTGTATAAGGGCCGTAGAACTTATCTTTTTCTTTACCTAGTTGACGTTTGCGTGTAATGAAGATGCGGGGATAGTCTTCTGACCAAGTGATGCAAACGTAAGGATATTTTTTATCATCTTTGAGCAGCACATTAAAGTATGGTTGGTGCTGCTTAATTAAATTGGCTTCTAACGCCAAAGCTTCGGCTTCGGTGTCGGTGACAATAAACTCAATTTCTGTGACTTGTCTCGCCATTGTGGCGATGCGTTCGCTTTTGGTGTAGCCTTCACGAAAATAAGAACGCACACGCGATCGCAATTTCCGTGACTTACCTATATATATAATGCGATCGCTGCCATCCCGCATAAAATAAACACCGGGTTCCGGCGGGATTTCAGCTAATCGGTTTTCTAGACGCTCTGGATCTTTGACTAGTGGTAGTATTTGAGCAGATGTTGTCACAATTAAATTTTTGGTAATCTGACGCTTTTACCTACCTCTATTTTAGAGAATAAACTCAGCGTTGCGGAATCTGAGGATGAAAGAAAACAAAGAACGTGTAAAGGTATAAGAGTGTATTTATCCAAAACCTGACACCCTATACCCTTACACTCTTTTACCCAGTTTCCATAGACAAACTGTGTACGTAAGATTTATATATTAATTAACTAGCGATCGCTACTGACTTTTTGCGAGCGGGACGTTTACGGTCTGATTTTTTCTTAAATCCTACGGCTTGCGCTTGATCACTATCTGAACCATATTGTCCCCGCACAACTTCTTTCATGGCTAACACTGCGTTGTGAAATTCCCATTCGGCTAATCTCGCCGCATCAGTAGCCGCACGGTATAAAGTGAGTTTTTCATTTTCGACTTGTTGCAGCATTAACATTTTTTGATAAGCTGTCTGCAAAGCGTCTTCTGTGGCATCAGCGCGGGTTGTTGTATAGTTGTTAATCGTTTGCAACCCGTGTAAGGAAGTGGTGTCTTGAATAATTATCTGACGAGATAAACGACGTGTAGTGTCTTGGGTAGGCATGGATGTTTCCGTATAAGGATACATATTTAACGTACCCATTGCAACTAAAAAATTATCAGTAATATAAATTTTTTAGCTAGGATAATATTTAACGTAAGCGTGCAGTTTGATTGCAGACTAATACATTGTGAATGTGAGTCGTTACATTCATAATGTGAACCAGTACATTCATGATGTGAGCGATCGCATTAATAATGTGAGTTGTTACATAATAAATATGACTCATCACATTTATTATGTAAGTAATTATATTTACATAACAATGATATTTATTTTAGCTAAAAATTTTAGGTTTCAGGAATCATCAACATGAATCATGTCTTTGACCATCTACAAATCAATAGATATCGCGGGTTAAAGACAATAGCACTGTCCCAATTAGGACAGGTAAATATTTTTGTTGGTGATAATAATTCAGGAAAGACTAGCATTTTAGAAGCTATTGCAATTTTATGTAATCCACTTGATCCATTTCAGTGGTTAGAAATTTCACAACGCCGCGTTTATCTTGGTAAAGCATTGGCAATTCCTCGCCCAGATATTGACGCATTAAAATGGATTTTTCCGCAAAATATCAACTCTTTTAATCAAGAAGAGAGCAACAGCGAGATTTTAATTAATACCAGTGGTAATACTTCTATAATTGGGCTGAAAGCAACCTTAGAAGAAATTTATGGTAGTGGATCAGAAAATCCTCATAATGAGCAATTAAATGAAGATGTGTCTACTGCTGAAACTGACTCTGTACGTTCAGGTCTGGAATTAAAAGTTATAGCTTATTCTAAAACAGGACAAAGAGATTTATTTACTCAGGAAGTAGAACGCCAAGAAATATTTCAAATTTGGGAAAATGAGCGGTTTATTTGGCGTAAAAGAAGTAAACCTTTTGTCAACAATGCAACTGTATCTCCCTCATATTCTTCATCACAGCCAATTTTAGAGCGACTAACACAAATAATTTTGGAAGATCCAGGTGGAAAACAAGAAGTATTAGAAATAATTCAATGGTTTGACAAAAATATTATTGATATTCAAATATTATCTCCATCTACAGCTAAAGCAACTCTTTATATAGAACATCAACAATTAGGTTTTGCGCCTTTATATACTTTTGGCGACGGACTGAAGCGAACTTTAGTAATTGCTTTAACTTTGTTCTCTACTAAAAATGGTGTGTTGTTAATTGATGAAATTGAAACATCTATTCATGTTTCAGCACTGAGTAGAGTATTTTCTTGGCTTGTGGAAGCTTGTTGTAAAAGAAATGTACAGCTTTTCACTACAACTCATAGTCTGGAAGCGGTTGATGCTATGTTACAAACAGATATGAGTACAGAGAATATTGTTGCTTTTCGATTAAATCCCCAAGGAAAACCACCACAAAGATTTTCTGGTAATCTTCTGCATAGACTACGCTCTGAGCGCGGATTGGATATTAGAGGTAGTCATGGTTAAATATTGTTATATAGTGGCAGAAGGGCCACAAGATATTGAATTTTTAATTCGATTACTAAAATTTTATAACTTGCGTCGAGTCACAAGATTATCTGCACTAGATCCATTTTGGGAACCACTTGTACCAAAAACATTTCCTGTAGATGATGATTTGATGAAACGTGTACCTGTTCCTACTTTTTTAGAAAATAGTGAATTGTCTATTGCTTTACACAGTGCGGTAGGAATTACACGTTTAGCGAATACTGTAGAAGAGAGTTTAGCATTAATTTCATCTGCTGAGATTTTTAGTGTCGGTTTTGTTTTAGACGCTGATAGCAATGAAACACCTTCAGCAAGATTTAACGCCTTAATTAATGAAATTCAATCTATTGCTTTACCTTTGCCATCTGCACTAGGAAAAGTCACAAATACTTCTCCACGATGTGGCATATTTATTATGCCTAATAATCTGGTTGCAGGTACTTTAGAAGACATTCTGCTAGAATGTGCTAAGTTAAACTACCCAGATTTACTGCAACTTGCACTAAATTATGTTTCTAGTATTGATCAGAGTCAATTAAGCAAAGATGATTTACGAGAATTAAATAAGCCATCAGGTAAAAATAAAGCAGTCATATCAATCATTAGCAGCATCCTTAAACCAGGAAGGACTTTACAAGTTTCAATACAGGATAATCGCTGGATTGATGAAACTACACTTATGATAGAAAGTGTAAATCTTGTTAAAACATTTCTGGATGAAATTTTAGGAATAGTATAACTAATCAAAATAGTTACACTAGCTATGAAAATGTTGACATCAATGATACCTAGTTAAAGAAAATAAACCGCAGTTAAGAGAATAGTAGGTTGGGTGTAGGGATAGCGTAACCCAACAAAATATGCGTGAATGTTAGGTTCCGTTCCTCTACCCAACCTACACCAGTCTAAGTTGTTACCTTAACTGAACTGTATTGAGATGTAATACCAATTCGCAATTCGCAAGTCGCAATGACGCGACGCTCGTTCCTCGCTAACGCTTCGCTATCGCAGGCTCGCTAACGCTGCGCTAACGTAATTAAAAAATTTAGCTCCAGTAAGACTTTCCTGATTTCTATCTGTCGCATTCTTTTCTTAAATTGGTATAACTAGCTAAATTTTCACAATTTAATCTCTTCCGTGAAAATAGTTGATAACGGCAACTCTGACTGACAAAGATTAAGATAGATTCGCGCGACTTGATCTAAGGGGTTTTGTTGTAAGCAATCTTGAAAATGTTGGGCGGCTAAGGTAAATTGTTGGGTTTGGTAAAATTTGAGGGCAGTGTTAAATAATTCGGTGGTTGCTAATTTACCTTGGCGAATTTCAGGAACATCGGCGGTAAATACTTCATGAACGGTGACGGCTGTGATTTTACCTTTGACTTTTACTTGTCCAACTATGCGAATATCAGAGCGATCGCAATTTTTCAAACGTTGAAATGTTTGGTCTGTAATTAATAGTGGTGTGTTAAATGTTTTGGTTAAGCCTTCTATTCTTGAGGCTAAATTTACCGCATCACTAATGACTGTGCCATCCATACGATTAAAGCCGCCGACTGTGCCTAAAATCAGCGAACCAGTGTTAATCCCAATACCAATTTGAATTGGGGTTTGACCTTGAGTTTGCCGTTCTTGATTGTAAGTTACTAAAGCTTGTAACATCGCAATGCCGGCTTGCACAGCATCATCAGCATTACCAGCAAATAAAGCCATAATCGCATCGCCAATATATTTATCAATAAAACCATTATGTTGAATAATTATTGGTTCCATACAACTCAAATATGAGTTGATAAATTGAAAGTTTTCGGCGGGGGTTAACGTTTCTGATAAAGTGGTGAATGAGCGAATATCGGTAAATAAAACTGACATTTCCTGTTGGGCTTGATCACCCAACTGCACATCAACAATACTTTGTTTGTTCAGGAATTGCAGAAACTGACGGGGAACAAAGCGTTCGTAGGCTTGGTTTAAGGCGGCTAAGTCGGTGTATAAACGGGCGTTTTCCAGAGAAATTGCTGCTTGCGTTGAAAGTAAGTTAAGTAACTCTAAACGATCAGGGGTGAATGCGCCTGTGGTCAAGTTATTTTCTAAATAGATGATACCAGTGAGTTTACCTTGATTAATTAAAGGCGCACATAAAAGCGATCGCGGTTGAAATTGGCGAATATAAGGATCACGGATAAACTCACCTTTGCGCGTGGCATCATTCAACACTACACTTGTTTTAGTGCGGATGACATAATTGACAATTGCCACAGACAGCATTGAACTATTTTCTATCGGCAATGATTTTAAGACGTGAATGTTATTTTTTTCAACTGTACCTTGGGCTTCAATTAAAAACTTGCCTTTAGTTTCTAATAGTAAACACCCTTGTTGCGCTCCGGCATTTTCCATTAAAATTTGCATTAAATTAGTCAGCAGTTTATCTAGCTGAATTTCTCCTGATAAAGCTTGGGAAGCTTTCATCACTGTGACTAAATCTAGGGAAGCAGAACCACTGGTACTTGTAACGCTGCTGGCGTTGGTACTTTTGGTAGAAAGATGAGGACTAGTAATTCTTTCTAACTTGCGGCTTAATAATTGGGGATATTGATTTTCCAGATGTTTAACTTTTGCAGTTGCGCCCCATTGTAAATAAAGATAAGCAGCATCCTGCATATATCCTTGGGCAACTTTCTGTTTATTTTGGGCGAGATAAAACTTGGCTGCAAGTTCATTGGCTAACGCCGCTTCGTTAGGATAGTTGTTTTCTTGAGCTAAATTAATGGCACGATCATAACAAGCGATCGCTTCTGCTGTTTCATCATGGACTCGATGCCATTCTGCTTCGACTAAGGCTAATTTATGGCTGTAATTACTCGGTGCAGACTGCGCCCAAGTTTTTAGCTTTTTGATATTGGCTGTAACTTGTTTGAGGAATGTTTGCCGTTCTGTTAAATTGCTATTTGTTACTAAGGCTAACCGCACTAAAGAATCATAAAAATAAAACCAACCAATGATAAATAACGCCACTACAGCATCTATATAAGGAATTGCTAGTTCGGCATTTTGCCAAGCAGTTTGGTAATCTTCAAACCAATAATTCAATGTCAATAAATGAGTGTAGACAGTAAAAGTTGCTGTGCGGTAATTTGTCTCAATGTGTAGGTGTAAGCTGGTTGTGATATTGTAAAATTCCCCTACCAACTCACAGGGATTGGCATTTTTACCCTGCAAATTAGCGATCGCCTGCCGATAAATTTTAATTAAATCTAAAACTGGCTTTTTCTTAAACTTCTGAATTACTTCTAAATAATTAGCTAAACTTTGATCTACTTCTTTTAAATCTTGACCACAAAAATAACTATGACTGGTGCCAACATTTGCCGAAAAAGACGCATACTCTGTATCCCCGGTATCTCGGCCTACTTGAAAAGCAATTTGCAATGCAGGTAAGGTATTAGCAATTGGTTCTCGCCAGTGACGCACAAAACTATTCACCACAAACAATACTCTAGCTTGCATATTTTTGGCATTTAAGCGTTCTATTAGTTTTAATGCCAACTCACCAAACTCATATCCTCCTGTTAAATCTCCGACAACGCCACACAAAATCAAGCCGTAAGTAGCGTAAGCAAAAGCTGACTCTGGCGTATTGCCATGTATGGCGGAAAGTTCCACTTGTTTAAACACAGTTAAAGGAAATAAGTTTGGCGCTGCTAAATAAGTTGAAGAAGCAATACTAGATAAAATATGAATTGCAGCTAACTTAGTCGGATTAGTTAGTTGAGGTAAATCAGCTAAATTTTGTACTTGTCTACCAGCTAAGGCGAGTTTTGTTTTTAATAGTCCCAACAAAATTTGCAATTGTCCAGGATTAGCTGCTAAAGGGATTCCCAAAAGTTTGAGAACTTGCAAACCTAATTTTACGGCTGTTAATAATTCATCTCTGGCGACAAGAGATTGAATTTTAATGGCATAAACTTGGACTTGATCAATTGTGGTTTGAGTGTGACGTAACACCACCTCAATTAATTCATCCATATATTCAAACGCCCCAGCCAAATAAGCAGCTTCTACAGTCGCTTCGTGCAGAGATAAAGTCAGAGAATATTGCTGTTGCCAACTTGTTGCTGTTAAACAATTAATTCCTGTTTTTAAATATTGCAAAGCAGGTTCGTAGGCGGCGGAAGCTTTTGCTTTGTTTCCGGCTGTTAAGTTTAACTGGGCTAATTGTTGTCGCTGTTGTGCATCTGTAATTAATTCCCAACCGAAATTTAATTGGTTAACAATGTCAAAAATCTTTTCTTCTTGTTCTGCAATAGTAATATTCTGCAATAACAATTGCCCAATTTGCAGATGCACTGCTTGTTTTTCTCTGGGAGGGATGAGTGAATAGGCTGCTTGTTGGACGCGATCGTGTAAGAATTTGTAGACAATATCTAAATTTGTTAAGTTGGCAGCAACTTCTTGATCGCCTACTTGTAATAATTGATAGTCGTTACCTTGGGGAAAAATTAGCCCCATTTCTACCGCTTCCCATAACTCGGCGGCTGTTTCTGGCAGAGATTTTTCTTGGACAATGGCTAAGGTTTTTAAATCAAATTGATTGCCAATGCAAGATGCTAACTGTAAAACTTGCTGAGAATTAATTGGCAGTTTTTGAATTTTACCCGCCATTAATTCCACAACATTATCGGTAATTTGTGCCGCCTGAATTTGGCTGAGTTGCCAATCCCATTCCCGGCGCAGCACATCAAATTGCAGCAATCCTTCTGTATACAGCGACTTGAGAAACTCATTCATAAAGAAAGGATTGCCGTTGGTTTTTTGCTGTAATAATTGTGCCAGGGGAGTTAATTTATCCCAATCATGACTATTAAAGGTATCACTCAGCAGTGCATGAATTTGCGGCAATTCTAAGGGTGTTAAGGCAATTTCATTAATTGTGACCCCGGCTGTTGTTAAAGTAGCGATCGCACTCCGCAAAGGATGAGTTGCATCTACTTCATGATCTCGATACGCCCCGATCAGCAATAAGTATTTACTATCTAACTGACTCATCAATAATTCAATTAACTGTAAAGATGCAACATCCGCCCACTGCAAATCATCCAAAAAAATGACTATAGGATGTTCTTTTTGAGTAAAAACAGTAATAAAGTTTTGTAATACTAAATTAAAGCGGTTCTCAGCTTCTTGGGGTAGTAATTCTACTACAGGCGGTTGCTTACCAATAATCAGTTCTACTTCGGAAATGACATCAATAATAACTTGACCATTGTCACCCAAAGCAGTTAATAATTTTTCCCGCCAAATATTGATTTCTGTTTCTGTTGCCGTTAATAGTTGACGAATTAAAGCTGTGAAGGCTTGAATTAAGGAACTGTAGGGAATATTACGTTGAAATTGGTCAAACTTTCCTGAGATGAAATATCCCCGTTTTTGCGTAATTGGTTTGTAAATCTCCTGCACTAAAGCTGATTTACCAATTCCAGAGTAACCGGCAATCAACATCACTTCGCTTTGTCCACGACTAGCCCGTTCAAAAGCTATTAATAAGTCGGTAACTTCTTGTTCCCTACCGTAAAGTTTTTGGGAAATTTGAAATCTATCAGAACTATCTTTTTTTCCTAGTTCAAAGGGTGAAATTGCTCCTGTTGTTGTCAATAAATCTAAGCATTGTTGTAAATCTGCTTGTAAACCAAAGGCG is part of the Aulosira sp. FACHB-615 genome and encodes:
- a CDS encoding AAA family ATPase; amino-acid sequence: MLEQFMIALEGYKILRELYDSPRSQVYQGYRESDRQPVVLKLLREEYPTPEAIARFKLEYELTRRFQVPGIIQAYSIEKYQNTLVLVLEDFGGQPLRSWLTQNPLALENFLHIAIQVAAALGAIHQQQIIHKDINPGNILLNPQTHQTKIIDFGIATLLSKENPTVLNLNILEGTLAYISPEQTGRMNRAIDYRSDFYSLGVTFYELLTQQLPFISEDPVELVHSHIAKQAIPPHKINSAIPVVISQLVMKLLEKTAEERYQSAFGLQADLQQCLDLLTTTGAISPFELGKKDSSDRFQISQKLYGREQEVTDLLIAFERASRGQSEVMLIAGYSGIGKSALVQEIYKPITQKRGYFISGKFDQFQRNIPYSSLIQAFTALIRQLLTATETEINIWREKLLTALGDNGQVIIDVISEVELIIGKQPPVVELLPQEAENRFNLVLQNFITVFTQKEHPIVIFLDDLQWADVASLQLIELLMSQLDSKYLLLIGAYRDHEVDATHPLRSAIATLTTAGVTINEIALTPLELPQIHALLSDTFNSHDWDKLTPLAQLLQQKTNGNPFFMNEFLKSLYTEGLLQFDVLRREWDWQLSQIQAAQITDNVVELMAGKIQKLPINSQQVLQLASCIGNQFDLKTLAIVQEKSLPETAAELWEAVEMGLIFPQGNDYQLLQVGDQEVAANLTNLDIVYKFLHDRVQQAAYSLIPPREKQAVHLQIGQLLLQNITIAEQEEKIFDIVNQLNFGWELITDAQQRQQLAQLNLTAGNKAKASAAYEPALQYLKTGINCLTATSWQQQYSLTLSLHEATVEAAYLAGAFEYMDELIEVVLRHTQTTIDQVQVYAIKIQSLVARDELLTAVKLGLQVLKLLGIPLAANPGQLQILLGLLKTKLALAGRQVQNLADLPQLTNPTKLAAIHILSSIASSTYLAAPNLFPLTVFKQVELSAIHGNTPESAFAYATYGLILCGVVGDLTGGYEFGELALKLIERLNAKNMQARVLFVVNSFVRHWREPIANTLPALQIAFQVGRDTGDTEYASFSANVGTSHSYFCGQDLKEVDQSLANYLEVIQKFKKKPVLDLIKIYRQAIANLQGKNANPCELVGEFYNITTSLHLHIETNYRTATFTVYTHLLTLNYWFEDYQTAWQNAELAIPYIDAVVALFIIGWFYFYDSLVRLALVTNSNLTERQTFLKQVTANIKKLKTWAQSAPSNYSHKLALVEAEWHRVHDETAEAIACYDRAINLAQENNYPNEAALANELAAKFYLAQNKQKVAQGYMQDAAYLYLQWGATAKVKHLENQYPQLLSRKLERITSPHLSTKSTNASSVTSTSGSASLDLVTVMKASQALSGEIQLDKLLTNLMQILMENAGAQQGCLLLETKGKFLIEAQGTVEKNNIHVLKSLPIENSSMLSVAIVNYVIRTKTSVVLNDATRKGEFIRDPYIRQFQPRSLLCAPLINQGKLTGIIYLENNLTTGAFTPDRLELLNLLSTQAAISLENARLYTDLAALNQAYERFVPRQFLQFLNKQSIVDVQLGDQAQQEMSVLFTDIRSFTTLSETLTPAENFQFINSYLSCMEPIIIQHNGFIDKYIGDAIMALFAGNADDAVQAGIAMLQALVTYNQERQTQGQTPIQIGIGINTGSLILGTVGGFNRMDGTVISDAVNLASRIEGLTKTFNTPLLITDQTFQRLKNCDRSDIRIVGQVKVKGKITAVTVHEVFTADVPEIRQGKLATTELFNTALKFYQTQQFTLAAQHFQDCLQQNPLDQVARIYLNLCQSELPLSTIFTEEIKL